GCCCAGCTGGAGTCACACTGTCAGGAGCCATGCAGagacacagctgaaatacaTGAGACAACTGGAAGAGGTGCAAAAAGTGCTTCTTGTATGGTGGAGGGTTAATTCAGTTACAAGTATCACCAGCTGGCATCACAGCAATGGGTTGTTTGTAATCTTACGGGCCGTAGCCGCCTGCAAAAATATAGTAGATTGCAAGTTGATGAATTGCAAGATGAAACCAGTGCCTTGATCACAGTAAGTACCGGGTAGAATGCTCTGCAAACAAGGCATTCAGATGGAACAGAAGTCTCACTTGCTCCTTTGGCCTTTTTGGCCAAAATATGATTATTGTTACAGCCAAATATTATTATGGCCAAAATGCATGATAAACACGAGGGACATGAGTTTCCACAGACTCAGCACAAACAGCAGATAACTCATTATCACATTTCTACTAagtcatctgaaaaaaaatttaattatcCCATTGGCTTcaaatgtgcttttttgttgctgtagaAATCAATGCGACAactatattttacatttttgcttaaAGTCTATGTGAGAACAGATTCTTCCTCATCTTACACAAGTCCTGTGACCTTCAGTAGTATTTTTTATAGCAATGACATTAAGATGTGCGGACTAAATAGCTAACTTTGCAACAGTGACATTTAGATGAATTGTGTTTCTTGCACTAAGAAAGTTACAATATCAAATAAATGTGAGGATAGCACTGTAGCTGGATAAAATAATCCTTTGGATATCTTTACTTCAGATTGTCAAGACATTGCAAATAAAGGTGCCAGAAAAAGTGGTCTTTACTTCATCAAGCCTCAAAGAGCCCAGGAGTCATTCCTCGTCTACTGTGAGATTGACTCATATGGCAACGGCTGGACAGTATTACAGAGGGTATGCCACTTATGTATTATTTCCATGAGCAAGCTTATTGCATCAGCACTGGTTTTTATTTACCTCCATAAAATACCTATCTTTTTGATTGAGGTttttgattttgggttttttcccttttttttttccccagagactGGATGGGAGTGAGGACTTCAAGAAAAATTGGGTTCAGTACAAGGAAGGATTTGGGCATCTGTCTCCTGATGACACCACTGAATTCTGGCTGGGCAATGAGAAGATTCATTTGATAACTACGCAGTCCACTCTGCCATACACCTTACGAATAGAACTGGAGGACTGGAGTGGCAAAAAAGGGTATTTGCTCATAATGCTTCTGAAAGTGACAGCTCAAAAcctctgctcccactgctgcatCAGTTTGTACATCATCTGAAAAAATGATGAGCCCTTAGACCTGCTAGCATGCACAGGACACTGCTTTGGCTCCTGAACTcacagctgtggcagcagtgaCTGTATGTGACTTGTTGCACTTGCGTGTCTGAAGGCCACGTGCTGGCAGCTCTAGTTTATTTGGCAGAAGgaatctgtttcttctcttcacGTTTCTTCATATCTTATGCATCTTATGGACTAGATGATTATTGTAGGccccttccaactgaactattctattctattctttCCTGTTCTATGTATTCCATTTTCCAGAAGGGCTTACTATCCTTGCTATTTCTTGAGACATccactccttcctcccacccatGAAAGATTTCCTCATGACCTACATAAGCCTCAGCATTATGAACCTGGGAGatacacgtgtgtgtgtgtgtgtttatataatATAGATCTTTCCTACATCACTGAAGACCAGTAGTCAGAAAACACATCTGATACCGGAGCACAAAAGTTGGTTGGATATATGTCATATACTGAGGCACAATCCTGCAAAACCAATTCCTTTCCAAATGCTAGGATGCCATCAATGCCTTTTCTGCGGTTTGAACTCCtatgaatttttcatttcatgcatGTACGGGGAATACAGCATGCTCACATTCACCATTCTCCTTTGTTAACAGCACTGCTGACTACGCCGTATTCAAAGTGGGAAGTGAAGAAGACAAGTATCGACTGACTTATGCCTACTTTATTGGTGGTGAAGCTGGGGATGCCTTTGATGGCTTTGCTTTTGGAGATGATGCAAGTGACAAATCTTTAACCTCTCATAACGGCATGCGGTTCAGCACCTATGATGATGACAATGATAAGTTTGAGGGCAACTGTGCTGAGGAAGATGGGTCTGGATGGTGGATGAATAGATGTCATGCTGGCCACCTCAATGGCAAATACTATATAGGTAAAGTATCTTCTAAATACCTATAACCCAGGACACTGTTTCAGTGACAAAGAGGAATGGGCCACTTTCATTATGTTTTGCCATCTGGATTTCTCAAAGCTGGCATAGCCCATTCTTTGCAATAACTGTTAACACCAGCAGTAGGAACTAGTGGCCACTCGCCAGCCCAAATTGGGAGAATCAGTCCTGGTCCTGAGAGAGGCAACCTAAGGGAAGAAGAGTAGTGAATGTGGCCTGTTAGTATGCCCAGGAATGCCATGGAGGTGTTACTACCAAAAAAATCTATGGGCACGTTAACTGTTGTAGAAAGCAACTAACTGTTTTGCTCCAAATGATATTTTTTAGGTGGTGTGTACACATCGAAAGAGGCTGGTCCAGCTGGATATGACAATGGCATCACCTGGGTAACCTGGCGTGACCGGTGGTACTCCATGAAgaaaactgcaatgaaaatCATCCCATTCAACAGACTGTTAGTGGATGGACAGCAACACAACTTAGGCAGTGCCAAACAGGTTCGACCACAGGGCCAAGGAGATATTTAAAATGACAACAGAACATAGTTACAGTTTCAAACACTGAGCATGGACACCTGAAATGTTCAGCCCATTGCACCTTAGAGAAGTTGACTTTGTCTAccatatttgtattttgtacataatattacaatttttacattacaatttttgggggtatttttttttaatttacattacaattaaattacaaaaaataaaattgtaattacaaaaatcgtaaaaaattacaaaaaaagagaaaacaacaaaaaaaagaaatatttgtactTTGATTTTAGTATACCTTCCcattactgtttcttttaacagaTAGAAAAATGGATAGTCTCGTGATCAGAAATAATCCCTTGCcctcatgtattttaaatgctacaTTTTTAATTGCCAACTAGTATAACTATGTATGAACACTATCAACATGTCATCGTAGCCTTATGTTCTTCTTTCTTTAGAAGTACATTATGCTagtaatgctttcttttttttctgttgtaggTTGGAGACTCGTAGAGGGAGAATTTCACAAAGACTGGTctgaacagagaaaacacatcTTTTATCTCTTAAGACACCAAACTTACCTAAGGTTACACAGTTCAGTTTTGACTATAAAATGCCGTTGACTGTAAAATGCCCAAGCTTGAGCAGTGCTTACCTCTGTAcatgggttggttttttttctgtacaaattCCCAATAAATTTTTGATTATTACAAAAACTCTGAACTTGTTATCTGTGCTCTGCTGTTGGCCAAAccaagcaaaataaactttgtGATGATTGGAAGGTTACTCTGACCAAACTTTTTTGATTCAGTCATTCCTGAATTGCGTGCCAGTAGTTTCTGCTCTTCATTTAGAGGCGAGTGTTGGAGCTATTTGTCCATAGAATGTGGCTTGTTTCcaaaagtttcattttgttttctgatgaaaTTGCTTTGTGACATAGATCAAAATACATAGCAACTTGAAAGAGGCCTAGATTACTGCTGAAGGCTACTTAACTGAACTTACCAAAAAGTAACGAATACATTTTGTATCAGAATGCATTAGGAAGTATACTGTCAATGACCAAGAACAGATATTTTACTCCAGAGCATGTATATTAACAAGTTTTTCAAATACTactcaaaataaaagtttaatttgCTATGTAGCACGTAGTATTGCACTGTACAGCCATTATTCTTGAATATctcctttttattaataaatatttaaaaattaatctaatgTATCTAGTGCCATTATCCAACCAAAGACGTTAAAATTTGTAGCAGAAATTAATTGTATTATACTTgcgttttcttttttctagatCTGGTAATAGTTTTCTAAGTGATCCACATAAGAAAACTCACAGCACAGATCAAGAACAGCAAAGTCTGTGATACTGTTTGAATGTACTTACCCAGAATATCTGATGAGTGCATTTGAGGAGTGCATTAGCAAATCAGATTAGATTTGTGGATAAATTcctcaacaaaaaaatacactcAGAGCTACAATAgatatctatatatctatatcaACTTGATATATTAAGAACTGAAATATGAAGTGTATCCTGGTCTTTATTTCTACTAGCAAGAGGCCAGAAGTTCACCTGGTATCTGAATAGCACATTTGAATGCTTCGTTTTAAGGACAGGGAGACATTACACTAATTAAACAGATCTCAAGGGTGGTTTATGCCGCCTCAACACTTTTCCAGCTTTGGTGCCCAGGTCCCCAGTGCCGCTGCTGCTCAGCCTTTTCGCCTGCATCTGAGTCTCCACAGCATGATAAGCTGCTGTCCCCCTGTCTTTTTTACTGAAGTTGCTTTGACTTAGTTCAAGTTCTACCCATGGGCCAAAATCTAAGAGGAAGGAGTAGGTAAGAAGGAGCCCTCATTAGCATAGGGTCAGCATGGGGTTAACGAGCTTTTGAGTTGAGGGACAACCCCTCCACACCACTAAACCAGCATATGCGCGTGGCCCTGTTGCACCCATGCAACCAGCCATGCTGTGGGGCTCACCACCAGCCTTGACACCCCGTTTCTTGCCGAGCAGAGCAGTTTTCTTGAATGCTTTGTGTCATGAGGCCTGTCCTGTGGTTCCTTGTAGCTGAAGCAGTATTTCTAGAGAGGGCTGAGGGTTGGCCAAGTTCAGTCTGATCCTGGTTCTGCAAGCAG
The Falco rusticolus isolate bFalRus1 chromosome 1, bFalRus1.pri, whole genome shotgun sequence genome window above contains:
- the FGG gene encoding fibrinogen gamma chain is translated as MMVLRWCSWAPLGPLLSLLFSTSMAYIATRENCCILDERFGSYCPTTCGIADFFNKYHLTMDNELKEMERILQQVTNSTGTVEHLIQHIQSLYPPEKQTLPNSIDDFTQKSKKIIEEIIRYENTILSHESTIQQLTDTHILNSNRIAQLKEKIAQLESHCQEPCRDTAEIHETTGRDCQDIANKGARKSGLYFIKPQRAQESFLVYCEIDSYGNGWTVLQRRLDGSEDFKKNWVQYKEGFGHLSPDDTTEFWLGNEKIHLITTQSTLPYTLRIELEDWSGKKGTADYAVFKVGSEEDKYRLTYAYFIGGEAGDAFDGFAFGDDASDKSLTSHNGMRFSTYDDDNDKFEGNCAEEDGSGWWMNRCHAGHLNGKYYIGGVYTSKEAGPAGYDNGITWVTWRDRWYSMKKTAMKIIPFNRLLVDGQQHNLGSAKQVGDS